A single region of the Rhodococcus sp. W8901 genome encodes:
- a CDS encoding BlaI/MecI/CopY family transcriptional regulator → MAGLGELERAVMDHLWSMSEPQTVRQVHEALAARRELAYTTVMTVLQRLAKKHLVIQQRDDRAHRYLPVHGRDELVASLMVDALQQADASGERAAALVHFVGQVGADEAAALREALAALEASESDKAVQTGDPVHPTGLRPGTGRAS, encoded by the coding sequence GGTCCATGTCGGAACCTCAGACGGTGCGGCAGGTGCACGAGGCACTCGCCGCACGACGAGAGCTGGCGTACACCACGGTGATGACCGTGCTGCAGCGTCTGGCGAAGAAGCACCTCGTCATCCAGCAGCGCGACGACCGCGCCCACCGGTACCTGCCGGTGCACGGACGCGACGAGTTGGTCGCCAGCCTCATGGTCGATGCCCTGCAGCAGGCCGACGCGTCCGGTGAGCGCGCCGCCGCACTGGTGCATTTCGTGGGACAGGTGGGCGCCGACGAGGCCGCCGCGCTGCGTGAGGCTCTCGCCGCGCTCGAGGCGTCGGAGTCGGACAAGGCCGTGCAGACCGGCGATCCGGTCCACCCGACCGGTCTCCGCCCGGGCACCGGCCGCGCGAGTTGA
- a CDS encoding M56 family metallopeptidase: protein MNAPTALAFGVLALALTGPVPALLSRARWTFRSPRAALVLWQAVALAAVLSAFSSGLAIASRLLVPGPDGRPTTEPTAEIDALGLPLWILYVVVFGLTLLIGARLIFSIVRVAIHTRRRRARHRMLVDLLDRGDVDISSALGRISDVRVLDAAEPIAYCLPGLRQRVVLSEGTLNSLNEAEITAILTHERSHLRARHDLVLEAFTAVHQAFPRVARSKSALGSVQLLVELLADDSAVKVTGPAPLARALVTCAGSTAPRGAMAVGGPSTLVRVQRLTDPTGDVRIAVAAYIGAAAILVIPTIAVAVPWLVELSRLFSVSHH, encoded by the coding sequence ATGAACGCCCCCACGGCGTTGGCATTCGGGGTGCTCGCGCTCGCTCTCACGGGACCCGTGCCGGCCCTGCTCAGCCGCGCACGGTGGACGTTCCGTTCCCCGCGGGCGGCCCTGGTGCTGTGGCAGGCCGTCGCGCTGGCCGCCGTGCTGTCGGCATTCAGTTCCGGGCTCGCCATCGCGAGCCGGCTGCTCGTACCGGGCCCGGACGGCCGACCCACCACGGAACCGACCGCCGAGATCGACGCGCTGGGGCTTCCGCTGTGGATCCTCTACGTGGTCGTGTTCGGACTGACTCTGTTGATCGGTGCACGGCTGATCTTCTCGATCGTGCGGGTGGCGATCCACACCCGGCGACGCCGCGCCCGCCACCGGATGCTCGTCGATCTCCTCGATCGCGGCGACGTCGACATATCGTCCGCGTTGGGCCGCATCTCGGACGTTCGCGTGCTCGACGCCGCGGAACCGATCGCGTACTGCCTGCCCGGGCTCCGGCAGCGGGTGGTCCTCAGCGAGGGCACGCTGAACTCGTTGAACGAGGCCGAGATCACCGCGATCCTCACCCATGAGCGTTCGCATCTGCGGGCCCGGCACGACCTCGTGCTCGAGGCCTTCACCGCTGTGCACCAAGCTTTCCCGCGGGTCGCGCGCTCCAAGTCGGCACTCGGATCGGTGCAGCTGCTCGTCGAGTTGCTCGCCGACGATTCCGCGGTGAAGGTGACCGGCCCGGCACCACTGGCCCGCGCGCTCGTCACCTGCGCGGGCTCCACGGCACCGCGCGGGGCGATGGCCGTCGGCGGTCCGAGCACGCTGGTGCGTGTGCAGCGCCTCACCGACCCGACCGGAGACGTCCGCATCGCCGTCGCCGCATACATCGGTGCGGCCGCGATCCTGGTGATCCCCACGATCGCCGTGGCCGTGCCGTGGCTGGTCGAGTTGAGCCGCCTGTTCTCGGTGTCCCATCACTGA